In a single window of the Pseudomonas sp. B21-015 genome:
- a CDS encoding TlpA disulfide reductase family protein, producing MLTFTLGTFAIALNHLLLISALALATFVGWRVAKRGGENPESVLFSLFLLGMLAARVGFVIAYWAHYRNDPWQIIDVRDGGFLAWPGVVVLLLAALYRGWRRPGLRRPLGFGVGSGLAFWLLATFSLSIYEQGTRLPQITLRNAAGQTVQLSDYQGGPLVINLWATWCPPCRREMPVLENAQQQRPDLTFLFVNQSESMQSVATFLETQGLSLTNVLFDGSGRLSQAVGSMALPTTLFYNPDGYLLGSHLGELSEASLARALEHFDTPNPATSATPSRKLPCSASATC from the coding sequence ATGCTGACCTTTACCCTCGGCACCTTTGCTATCGCGCTTAATCACCTGCTGCTGATCAGTGCCCTGGCGCTGGCGACCTTTGTCGGCTGGCGGGTGGCCAAGCGTGGCGGCGAGAACCCGGAATCGGTGCTGTTCAGCCTGTTCCTGCTGGGGATGCTGGCGGCTCGGGTCGGTTTCGTGATCGCCTACTGGGCGCACTATCGCAACGATCCGTGGCAGATCATCGACGTGCGCGACGGGGGGTTCCTTGCCTGGCCGGGGGTGGTCGTGCTGTTGCTCGCCGCGTTGTATCGAGGCTGGCGTCGCCCGGGCCTGCGTCGGCCGTTGGGCTTTGGCGTGGGCAGCGGTCTGGCATTCTGGCTGCTGGCGACCTTCTCCCTGAGCATTTACGAACAAGGCACGCGCCTGCCGCAGATCACCCTGCGTAATGCCGCCGGCCAAACCGTGCAGCTCAGCGACTACCAGGGCGGTCCGCTGGTCATCAACCTTTGGGCCACCTGGTGCCCGCCGTGCCGCCGGGAAATGCCAGTGCTGGAAAACGCCCAGCAACAACGCCCGGACCTGACCTTCCTGTTCGTCAACCAGAGCGAAAGCATGCAGAGCGTCGCCACCTTCCTCGAAACCCAGGGTCTGAGCCTGACTAACGTGCTGTTCGATGGCAGCGGTCGATTGAGTCAGGCCGTGGGTTCCATGGCATTGCCGACTACGCTGTTCTATAACCCTGACGGGTACCTGCTGGGCAGCCATCTGGGCGAACTCTCTGAAGCGAGTCTGGCCCGCGCCCTGGAACACTTCGACACCCCGAACCCGGCCACCTCGGCCACGCCTTCAAGGAAATTGCCATGCTCCGCCTCCGCCACCTGCTGA
- the dsbD gene encoding protein-disulfide reductase DsbD gives MRRLFLLFVLLISGLTQAGTNPFETKPDFLPVEKAFVFTSERLESGETQLYWQIADGYYLYQQRLKFNDLSSEHIPALPEGESHSDEFFGEQQVYRQGLELKIPAGAAGQIKVGFQGCADAGLCYPPQTQVVDLGASNVLAAFNEQAPDQSLASDLQQRALGWSLLVFFGLGLLLAFTPCSLPMLPILAGLIVGSGATPKRGFALASSYVICMALVYAAMGVLAALLGANLQALLQNPWLLGSFAAVFVLLALPMFGFFELQLPVAVRDRLEHVSRNQRGGNLIGAGVLGALSGLLVGPCMTAPLAGALLYIAQSGNALHGALILFAMGIGIGVPLLLLVTVGNRFLPKPGAWMNLLKGVFGFLFLATALLLLRPVLDESLWLGLCGALLLIAACSAWKQSQGFGRVAHLFGASSLLLGLWGSLLVIGAAGGSDNPYQPLQVYSAGRTSGAAPNAHDAFTTVKDPVALQRELDTARAQGQWVLLDYYADWCVSCKVMEKQVFGKPQVLEALSDVRLLRLDVTADNAASRELLGRYKVPGPPSLLWIGTDGIERRSQRITGEVDAGTFLQRWTTTRDAR, from the coding sequence ATGCGTCGACTGTTTTTATTGTTTGTTCTGTTGATCTCGGGGCTAACCCAGGCAGGAACGAATCCGTTCGAAACCAAACCCGATTTTCTCCCAGTGGAGAAAGCGTTCGTCTTCACATCCGAACGCCTTGAATCCGGGGAAACCCAGCTCTATTGGCAGATTGCAGACGGCTATTACCTGTATCAGCAACGCCTGAAATTCAATGACTTATCCTCTGAGCACATACCTGCATTGCCCGAAGGCGAGTCCCACAGCGATGAGTTTTTCGGCGAACAACAGGTCTATCGCCAAGGCCTGGAGCTGAAGATCCCGGCCGGTGCCGCCGGGCAGATCAAAGTGGGCTTCCAGGGCTGCGCCGATGCCGGTTTGTGTTATCCGCCGCAGACTCAAGTGGTCGACCTTGGCGCCAGTAACGTCCTGGCCGCGTTCAATGAACAAGCACCTGATCAGTCCCTGGCCAGTGACCTGCAACAACGGGCGCTGGGCTGGAGCCTGCTGGTGTTCTTCGGCCTGGGGCTGCTGCTGGCGTTCACCCCTTGCTCGCTGCCAATGTTGCCGATTCTGGCGGGTTTGATTGTCGGCAGTGGCGCCACGCCCAAACGCGGCTTTGCCCTGGCCAGCAGTTACGTGATCTGCATGGCGCTGGTATATGCGGCGATGGGCGTGCTGGCTGCCCTGCTTGGCGCAAACCTTCAGGCACTGCTGCAGAATCCATGGCTGTTGGGCAGTTTTGCGGCGGTGTTCGTGCTGCTGGCCTTGCCGATGTTCGGGTTCTTCGAGCTTCAATTGCCGGTGGCCGTGCGAGATCGGCTGGAACACGTTTCGCGCAACCAACGCGGTGGCAACCTGATCGGCGCCGGTGTGCTGGGAGCCTTGTCCGGCCTGTTGGTGGGACCGTGCATGACCGCTCCATTGGCGGGTGCCCTGCTCTATATCGCCCAGAGCGGCAATGCACTGCACGGCGCGCTGATTCTGTTTGCCATGGGCATCGGCATCGGCGTACCGCTGTTGTTGCTGGTCACCGTCGGTAATCGCTTCCTGCCCAAACCTGGCGCGTGGATGAACCTGCTCAAGGGCGTGTTCGGTTTCCTGTTCCTCGCCACCGCGTTGCTGTTGCTGCGCCCGGTTCTGGATGAATCGCTCTGGCTCGGCTTATGCGGTGCCTTGCTGCTGATCGCCGCCTGCAGTGCCTGGAAGCAGTCGCAAGGTTTTGGCCGAGTTGCCCACCTGTTCGGCGCCAGTTCGCTGCTGTTGGGTCTGTGGGGCAGCCTGTTGGTGATCGGTGCGGCGGGGGGCAGTGACAATCCCTATCAGCCGTTGCAGGTGTACAGCGCCGGCCGTACCAGCGGCGCCGCACCGAATGCCCATGATGCATTCACCACGGTCAAGGATCCCGTCGCCCTGCAACGCGAACTCGACACGGCCCGCGCCCAGGGCCAATGGGTGCTGCTCGATTACTACGCCGACTGGTGTGTGTCGTGCAAAGTCATGGAAAAACAGGTCTTCGGCAAACCCCAAGTGCTGGAAGCGCTCAGCGATGTGCGCTTGCTACGGCTGGACGTCACCGCCGACAATGCCGCCAGCCGTGAACTGCTCGGCCGTTATAAAGTGCCGGGGCCGCCAAGCCTGTTGTGGATCGGCACCGACGGCATCGAGCGCCGCAGCCAGCGCATCACCGGTGAGGTCGATGCCGGCACTTTCCTGCAACGCTGGACCACCACCCGAGACGCTCGTTAA
- a CDS encoding response regulator, protein MHVLVCEDDELIASGIVAGLTAQGLTVEHVATASAARAMLKVAEFDVMVLDLGLPDEDGLKLLQQLRHQGLEIPVLILTARDSVTDRVDGLQAGADDYLLKPFDLRELAARLHTLLRRVAGRSVNLIEHGRLTYDPSSRETLLGGQSVDLSRREQSLLQALLHNRGRVLSTEQLKDSVYGFNDELESNALNVHIHHLRRKLGNGIVETVRGLGYRLGPADGGEQSK, encoded by the coding sequence ATGCACGTACTGGTTTGCGAAGACGATGAGCTGATTGCCAGCGGCATCGTTGCCGGTCTCACGGCCCAAGGCTTGACCGTGGAGCACGTAGCCACGGCGTCCGCTGCGCGGGCGATGCTCAAGGTCGCGGAGTTCGACGTGATGGTGCTGGATCTTGGCTTGCCCGATGAAGACGGCCTCAAGCTGTTGCAGCAGTTGCGCCATCAGGGTCTGGAAATCCCGGTGCTGATCCTCACCGCCCGGGATTCGGTCACCGACCGGGTCGACGGCCTGCAAGCCGGCGCCGACGACTACCTGCTCAAACCGTTCGACCTGCGCGAACTTGCCGCGCGCCTGCACACCTTGCTGCGACGAGTGGCGGGGCGCAGTGTCAACCTGATCGAGCACGGTCGTTTGACCTACGACCCGAGCAGCCGCGAAACCCTGCTCGGCGGCCAATCGGTGGATTTGTCGCGCCGTGAGCAATCGTTGTTGCAAGCCTTGCTGCATAACCGTGGCCGGGTATTGTCCACCGAGCAACTGAAAGACAGCGTCTACGGTTTCAACGACGAACTGGAAAGCAATGCCCTTAACGTCCATATCCATCACCTGCGGCGTAAACTCGGCAACGGCATCGTCGAAACCGTGCGCGGCCTGGGTTATCGCCTGGGGCCGGCCGATGGCGGAGAGCAATCGAAGTGA